The Megalops cyprinoides isolate fMegCyp1 chromosome 19, fMegCyp1.pri, whole genome shotgun sequence genome has a window encoding:
- the LOC118794443 gene encoding RUN domain-containing protein 3A-like, with protein sequence MQLSRDQSAMAMGLSSKKASSRSVAVERKNLITVCRFSVKTLLEKYTVEPIDDSCEEFVNFAAILEHILSHRFKGPGTWFSYDGQHSFWDYIRLACSKVQNNCIASIENIENISTSRAKGRAWIRVALMEKRLSEYVATALRDTRTTRRFYDDGAIMLREEATVLTGMLIGLSAIDFSFCLKGEALDGKSVAVIDYTPYLKFTQSYDYMSDDDDRRSVDSSTSDDSVPEHPYIPLVTDEESWSNKCRKMEQKFKIVYAQKGYLEELVRLRESQLKNLETENKRLGLRLEELRQQSQQEKKELESIVLELQAQLATLITCDTNPLAKELSIPLVNQWSSLRTFNNQEDVKVFRRRSFHSLKQLSSEVNLQSDSQKTEGRQNGDAWCSTGKDYTPSMLSLCGSLASLPSCKSLASLKSSEYLVNISTEASPALSPS encoded by the exons GTTCTCTGTGAAGACGCTCCTGGAGAAGTACACTGTCGAGCCCATCGACGACTCATGTGAGGAGTTTGTCAATTTCGCCGCCATCTTGGAGCACATCCTCAGTCACCGCTTCAAAG GTCCGGGAACCTGGTTTAGCTATGATGGGCAGCATAGTTTCTGGGACTATATCCGCCTTGCCTGCAGCAAGGTGCAAAACAACTGCATCGCCAGCATTGAGAACATCGAGAACATCAGCACCTCACGGGCTAAG gGCCGCGCATGGATACGAGTAGCTCTGATGGAGAAGCGCCTGTCAGAATATGTAGCCACAGCCCTGAGGGACACGCGAACAACCAG GAGATTCTACGACGATGGCGCCATCATGCTGCGGGAGGAGGCCACGGTGCTCACTGGCATGCTGATCGGGCTCAGTGCCATAGACTTCAG CTTCTGTCTGAAGGGGGAAGCGCTGGATGGGAAGTCTGTGGCAGTGATTGACTATACACCCTACCTTAAGTTCACACAAAG ctaTGACTACATGAGTGATGATGACGATCGGCGCAGTGTGGACAGCAGCACCAGCGACGACAGCGTGCCGGAGCACCCCTACATCCCACTGGTCACGGATGAGGAGAGCTGGAGCAACAAGTGCCGCAAGATGGAGCAGAAGTTCAAGATTGTTTATGCCCAAAAG GgttacctggaggagctggtgcgCCTGCGGGAGTCCCAGCTGAAGAACCTGGAGACAGAGAACAAGCGCCTGGGCCTGAGGCTGGAGGAGCTGCGGCAGCAAAGCCAGCAGGagaagaaggagctggagagcatcgtgctggagctgcaggcaCAGCT TGCAACCCTGATAACCTGTGACACCAACCCCCTCGCTAAGGAGCTGTCCATCCCCTTGGTCAACCAGTGGTCCTCACTCCGGACCTTCAACAACCAAGAGGACGTCAAGGTTTTCCGCAG AAGGAGCTTTCACAGCTTGAAGCAGCTTTCCAGTGAAGTCAATCTACAGTCTGACTCAcagaagacagagggaagaCAGAATGGAGATGCCTGGTGCTCGACCG GTAAAGACTACACTCCCTCCATGCTCAGTCTCTGTGGGTCTTTGGCCTCTCTGCCCAGCTGCAAGTCCCTGGCCAGCCTTAAGTCCAGCGAGTATCTGGTCAACATCAGCACGGAAGCTagtcctgccctctctcccagctAG